AAGGACAAGCACTTCCGTCTCATCGAGATCATTGAGAAGGCCCGCTAAAGCAGCCCTTTTCACTAGGTGAAGCCCCGCCTGCGTGCGGGGCTTTTCCCTTGCTCGCATCCAGCGCCAAATTGTCGCCAAGTTTTCACTCAGGCGTCATTGTCTGGTAAACCACGCTTCATAAGATTCCGCCTGGCTAGTGTGCCGAAAGGACTTTTTCACGTCATCCGAGATTGGGGAATCTTACCGTGACACTCAAGGGCTTCAACTTGTTCGCTTCCAGCCGTTCATCGTTAACCTGCACGTACAAGTGTGGTAACGCTTGCTTCGGGGAATGTACCAATACTTCAAACAACGCCTATTTCGGTGATGTGATGGGGCGTCGCCGTGTGCTCAAGGGCTTCGGCCTCGGCGTGGTCACCATCGGTGGCGGCGCCGCTTTGGCGGCGTGCGGGGCAGATGGGGAGCAAAACCCGTCGGGGTCAGCCACCGCTGCCGCTCCGTCTAACGCAGGGACCGGAGCCGACATCGAACCGCGTAAGGGAATGCAGTTCAGCAGCGTCGAAGCAAATACGGAAGATAAGGTTATTGTGCCGAAAGGCTACGCGACCTCTGTTCTGATCGCCTGGGGGGATCCGATTTATGAGGACGCCCCCGAGTTTGATGCTGAGAACCAGACGGCTGCGGATGCTGCGCGCCAATTCGGTTTCAATAACGACTTCGCTGGTCTCCTACAGCACCCGGACGACTCGAACCGTCTCATCTACGTCTGCTCTCACGAATACACGACCGAGCCGCACATGTTCCCGAATTACGATAAGGAAAACCCGACCGAGGAACAGATCAACATTGGTATTGCAAACCACGGTCTTTCCATCGTTGAGGTGTCCAAGGTGGGAGAAACTGGAGAGCTCAAGCGTGAGTTCGGTCCGCTGAACCGCCGCATCACCGGGAACACCATGTTTGAGGTCACGGGTCCGGCAGCGGGTTCGGATCTGCTTAAGACAAGCACTGATCCGGAGGGCAAAAGCGTAGAGGGCACGTTTAACAATTGCTCTGGTGGCATCACTCCGTGGGGAACGGTGCTTTCGGGGGAGGAGAACTTCGAGCAGTACTTTGCCAACCGGGAGGCGCTTGACAACGAGCGCGCCGCCGAAGACGCGAAACGTCTCGGTGCTGTGGAGGGGGCCTCTGAACGCAAGTGGGAAACGGTGCACGACCGTTTCGACCTGGCCAAAGAACCCAACGAGTTGAACCGTTTTGGTTGGCTTGTGGAGGTCAATCCGCTCGAACCGAACTCCACCCCGGTCAAGCACACCGCACTGGGCCGCTTCAAGCACGAAGCTGGCAATATCTACGTGACGGAGGACGGAACCGTGGTCTGCTACTCGGGCGACGACGCACGCTTCGAGTACATTTACAAGTTCGTCTCCTCCAAGAAAATCAAGGAGGGTGACATCCAGCACAACATGACCATCCTGGACGAGGGCACGCTCTACGTCGCCTCCTTCGAAGGTAACTCTCCCGCTGAGGAGATCCTTGGCGACGGCGCTTTGCCGCAGGACGGCAAGTTCGACGGCACCGGCAAGTGGCACAAGTTGCTCACCGCCACCGCTGACGGTGCCGAATCCCACGTGGAGGGCTTTAGCGCTGAGGAGGTCGCAGTGTTTACCCGTTTGGCCGCCGACGAAGTCGGCGCAACCAAGATGGATCGCCCGGAGGACTTCGAGGCCAACCCAATTTCCGGCAAGCTCTACTTGGCGCTAACTAACAATTCCTACCGCGGTGCGACCGGCGAAAACGCCGCAAAGAGCAAGGAGGGCGTCATGGAGTACGCCCCAATCGCGGAGAACAAAAACGGTCTTGTCATGGAGATCGACGATGACCACGCGGGCGAGGATTTCACCTGGAACCTGCTGTTGGTTTGCGGCGATCCTGAGGCTGCCAGTTCCTACTTCGGGGGCTTCGACAAGTCCAAGGTTTCGCCGATTTCCTGCCCGGACAACATTGCCTTCGACACTTATGGCAACTTGTGGATTTCCACGGATGGCAATGCGCTTAAAAGCAATGACGGCCTGTACGCCGTTGGCCTCGAAGGGGACAACCGCGGCCAGGTGAAGTGCTTCCTTACCGTGCCGGTCGGCGCCGAAACCTGCGGACCGATCGTCGACGATCAGCGTGTGTTGGTCAACGTGCAGCACCCGGGCGAGCTCGACGACGCCACCTTTGAAAACCCTGGGTCGCACTGGCCTGAGGGTGGCTCCGCCGTGCCGCGCCCGGCTGTTGCCATGGTGTGGCGTGAAAACGGCCAGAAGATCGGCGTCGAAGCCTAACGTGGTTAGTTAAGTAGGGATCATGAGGCTCCGCGGCGGGCCGCCTGGTCGAAGAACTCGCGCTCGTAGAAGCACGCGTTCATAAACGCCCGGGCGGCCAGTTCGCGTTGTTTCTCGGTGGCGTCGGCAAGCGCGGCCTCCGTCGCCGCGATGGCTTTGGCCGCGCTTTCAATGAAGTCTTCGCCGCCGTACATGTTGAGCCACTCGGCGAAAGGGTGGTTGGGGTGGTTGGCGTCGGCAAGAGTTAAGCCGACCTCCGCGTAAAGCCAAAAACAGGGCAACACGGACGCGGCGGCGACAACGTAATCGGACAAAGCTGTTTCCGACTTGAGGAAGCTGACGTAGCCCAGGGTGACGGGGGAAGGCTCGACAGTGGTGTCCATACCGCGCGCTGCAAACCAGGTGCGGTGCAGCTCCGCTTCACCAGCGGTGGCTTCGACAGAGGACTGCGACCACCAAATCTGCGTTTCGGTGTCCGGTGCCTTGGCGGCAACCGCTGCCAAGGCACGGGCGTATTCGCCGAGGTAATAGGCGTCCTGGGCGAGGTAGAACTCGAAGTCCTGCGGGGAGAGGGTGCCGTGGCGAAGCGCCGCAATAAACGGCAGGGCAAGCGTGTCCGGCCACACCTTCGCGGCGGCGCGGTCCCACAACGCCTGCGTGTGCGGCCCAGCCGCGGCAATCCGCGGGGCAATGAGCTCCGTGGTGGGCAAGGGCGGGTTGACCTCCCACGGCGTGGTGTCTGCGGAAGCCGCCAAGCGCCTGATCCTGTGGAAGTGGTCGACCGGACCGTGGCCCTGCCCGACGTTTAAAGCGTCCGCGTTGGCGATGGCCTCATGTAGCCAGGCAGATGCCCATTCGGTGGCGTGGGCTGGGGTGGCGTCGATAAGCAGGCGGGTTGCGAGGGCTGCAGACAAAGAGCAACCGGTGCCGTGCGTGTTGGGGGTGTCCACGCGGGCAACATGCACGCGGTGCACTTCGCCGGACGGTGTGACCAGGGCGTTAGAGGCGTCATCTCCGCTAAGGTGGCCGCCCTTGACTAAAACAAAGACGCCTGTGTTGCGGGCATAGCTGGCACCTTGTGCGATGGCTTCATCAAAAGTGCTCGCAGCTGGGGTGCCGGTGAGGACGGACAGCTCCGGGATATTCGGGGTGACCACGGTAGCGTGGTCGCGGATGAACTGCCGCAGGGCGTCCTCGGCGTCTTCGCTGAGCAGGCGGTCGCCGGAGGTAGCCACCATGACGGGGTCAACGACAACGGTGCCCACAGGGTGGGAAGCTAAGTAATCGGACACGGTGGCGGTTGTGGTGGCGTCGCCAAGCATGCCCACCTTGACTGCGTCGACGCTTACGTCATCGAACACGCTGTCAAGCTGCGCGCGCAGAAACTCCTGCGGCGGGGTGTGAACCTGGCGAACTCCGCGTGTGTTCTGGGCGACGAGCGCGGTGACCACGGACATCCCGTAGCCGCCAGCCGCGGCGATGGATTTCAGGTCGGCCTGCACGCCGGCCCCGCCGGTCGGGTCGGTTCCGGCGATGGTGAGAACTCGAGGTTGCTGCTTTGTCATACCACACTATCTACACGCTTTCGGCGGCCACCGGGGGATCTTCCACGGCCCCGCCCGCAGTTTAGGGCCCAGCGGTAGTGACCGCGGCCAAAAAACTCGCGTAGTCCCGCCTGATACTGGACAGCGGTTCGACGACGTGTTGGGCGGAGGTAGCCTCCACCTCCCGGCGCAGCGCGGCGCGGGTGCGTCTTTTGATCCCGGAGCCGATCACGCCACCGAAAACACCGGCGACCATGCCGAGCACGATGCCGAAAATGACTCCTGCCAAAATCAACAGGGTGGGGATGGGCCACCCTTCGATCTGGGGGATAAGCTCAGTGCCATAGCCCAACGTACCCATCAGCGGCAGCAACGCCCCCGGCAACAACGCGGCGACGAGATACCACATCACACCGAAAAAAGCTGTGCATAAAGCGATCCACTGCAGCACAGTTGCCAGAGCCCAGGCTTTCGATGGTTCGGCGGGCAGGCGAGTGCGCGCAGCAGCGCGGTCCAACTCGGCGGGCAAAGTTGTGGTGATAGCTTCGGCGCGCTCCGTGATCGCCGAAGCCCAGGCCTGCGGCAGCCCCTCAGAAGCACGTGCAGCAAAACCGCGCACCCCTTTGTTAGCCACGGCCTTCGACGCGGCGTCAAGTGTCGGCATTGAGGAGCGATGCACCCCCAACTCATCTGCTTCGTCCCGCAATCCCATGCGCCTGAGCGGGTCGGGGCGCAGCCGCGAGATCCAGGAGGTAAGCAGCCAGCCGGTGCGCTGATGCAAGCGTTTGCGGTAGGCAGCAGCGGTCGCCTGGCTTAGCCGGTCCGCACCCGCGGCTTTTGTGAGCACGTCGTCCATGTCGCGCTTGGCACGCTTGTCGACGTCCCCCGGTACCTTCACTTTGCGCCCATCTGCCTCCACCCACGGTCGTGTCACCGCCTGAATGTCGGCCTCGATGCGCGCGGTCTGTGCGGTGTGGGCCTGCGCGACGCGGGCAATCGCCCCGCGCAGATCCGCCACCCCCAGCCCGGTGGTGGCGGATGTGGCAATGACCTGGACGTTGCGCAAGCCATCTGCGCGCAGCAGGCCCGCGAAAGAGTTGGACACCACAGGGCGATCAGCTTCGGCGAGCTTATCCGCCTTGTTCAAAACAGCGAGTGTGACCGCTGAATGGTTGGCGTGTGGGCGGATGAAATGGTCATGGATGACGCTATCGGCGTACTTCTCCGGGTCCGTGACCCACACGAGCACGTCGACTTGGGCAGCGAGCCTGGAGGCGATTTCACGGTTCGACAGCTCAACGGAGTCAAAATCCGGAAGGTCCAGCAGGATCACCGGACCGGCGCCGGGCGCGAACTCGCCAACGCGGTTGCGGCGGTCCTCCACATCAAGCCAGTCCAGCAGTTCCTCGGCACCGGCCGGTTCCCACACCGCAGCTAACGGCGAGGAGGTCGTGGGCCGACGTGCCGCCGCTGTTCCCAAATCTTCACCAACGACGGCGTTGAACAGTGAAGTTTTGCCGGATCCGGTGGCGCCGAAAAACCCAATGACCGTGTGTTCAGCCGACAATGCGCGGCGCTCGGCGCCCGCCGTGGCCACGGCTTCAAGCCGCTGGAGATCGGCGGGTGCGAGGTAGTTTGCGGCCACAGCAGCGGCCTCAGCAAGAGCCTGAAGGCGCTCACCTAGTGAAGTCTTCTTCTTAAACAGCGCCATCGTCAGGTCCTTTTGTTGCCCCGCCAACCAAGGCCCGCTTCGCGCTCTCGCGCAGATCAGCGGCGCTGATGCCAGCATTGAGCTCGTCGAAAATTGGGTCGAAGCGGTCACGCTCCGCGGCGTAGAGCGCGTTGAGGCGAGCGTCTAGATCTTCACGGGCGCGGGCCGCCATGCGGCGCACCGTGTCCTCACCGAAGATAGTTTCCAGCAGTTTTTGTCCCACGACCGCAGAGCCTCCCGCGATGGCAACCTCGCCACCGGTAAGCCCAGCAGTAGAGGCAAAGACGACCAACATGAGGGCCACGGTGGCGACGTTGAGGCCGAGGGACATGATGCGGGCACGCTGCCGTTTTTGGCCCGCGGTTTCCTGAATGTGATTGAGTAAGTCTTCCTGCCAAGCCCGCACCAAAGCGGAGGCTTTCTCAGAAATGTCGGCACTGGCGCGAGACAGCGAAGGAGCAGCCGCAGCCCGCACGTCGGGGGCCACGGCGCCAAGGTGGGACCAGGAGCGGGTCGCGGCAGTATCGGCCGCGTCGACAATGACTGCGTGCAGGCCGGTTTCCAATTGGGTTTCGACCTCTCGCACGGGGGTGGGCCGCCCGCTTAGCGCCGATCCGAGGCGGTCAACGGTGCGGGAAAACCACTTCTCCACACCGCGGAAAAGATCCGAGGTTCCCACAAAGTCCTGCCAGCGGTCCAAAACCTCGGTGCGCAACAGTTTGCCGTCGGACGTCGCATCGCCCACGTGCGCGACCGCAGCCGCGTAGTGCTCGTCGATAGCCGCCGCGAGTTGCTTCGCGAAAGCTTCACGGTCCTCGCGAATCTGCGCGAGTTTTAGCACACGCCCCGCCACAGCCTCCAACGCACCGGCGACGGTTTTGCCAGCAACTTGCCGACGGGCAGCGGTGTCTTTCGCCAACTTGTGCAGGTACTCACGTAAGGGGTCGATCGCCTCCTGAGGCAGGTTAGCCTCCAGACCGGGAATGAAGGGCACGCGAAAGAGGCCAGCACCGCCTAATCCGGCCTGCGCCATCATGCGCTGCAAGTCGTCCGGGACGGTCTCTGCGGCGTCCGCGTCGAGACGGTTGAGCACCACCGCGACCTCAATGTCGCGCCCGGCGGCGTCGTGCAGGAAGTTCCACACCAAATTGTCGGCGTAGCGCGCCGGGGTGGTGACGAACAACCACAGGTCCGCGGCGGCCAACAGTTGGGAGGATAAAGCGCGGTTGCGGTCGTCGATGGAGTCGAAATCGGGGGCGTCGAGAAGCGCCAAACCCTCGGGCACCGCAGCGGTAGACACCACACGCAAAGTTGTGGACTGCTCATCGCCCGCGCCGTGGGAGCGCGCCAATCCCGGCAACACCTGTGAGGATCCGAACCAGTCCGCATCGGCCGGGTTGACCACCAAAATGGGCTGGCGGGTAGTCGGGCGGATCACACCCGGGTTTGTTACCTGCTCGCCGAGAACGGCGTTGACCAGCGTGGACTTCCCGGATCCGGTTGATCCGCCGACCACGGCAAGCAGGGGAGCGTCAATGTTGGTCAGGCGCGGCAAGATGTAGTCGTCGAGCTGGTCGGCGACAGCCGTGGCTTCCTCGGCCCCCGCCCCCTCCAACCGCAGCTCGCGGAGGGCGTCGCGCAGCCGGGCGACGGCACTGGTGTCAGGATGCGTCATCTCTCATATTGTTCCAGACCAGCGCGTCCACCGCGGATGAAAACCCCGGCGGAAAGGTCAGGGCCGCGCCGTGCCGCAAAACCAGAAGGCAACCCAGGTGACGTTGACAGGCGCCGGTTATCACGCTGACGTCGCAAAGCATGGCCCACAGCGACCTAATGTGACCGCGACAACTCTCCGGCGTAGAGGTTGAACCGATCGCCGCGCGCGAAGCCCACCAATGCCATCCCGGCTTCGCGGGCGAGCTCGACCGCCAGGGAGGACGCAGCAGAAACCGCCACCAAGGCCGGAAACCCGGCCATGGCTGCTTTTTGCACAAGCTCAAAGGAAGCCCGGGAGGACATGACGAGGATCGTGTCCTTCGCGGGCAGCGCACCGTTGAGCAGCAGATGACCGATGACTTTGTCCGCCGCATTGTGCCGGCCGATGTCCTCGCGCACCACGATGGGGTTGCCCTCTAAGTCGAAAGCGCCGGCGGCGTGGATGCCGCCGGTTTTGTTAAATTGCTTCTGGTGCTCACGCAGCTTTTCTGGCAGGAGCATCACCAAACCCGGATCCAGCGCGAGGGGTGAGATCGGCGCGTGGGTGCGGTGCAGTAACTCGCTAATCGATTGCGTCCCGCACACCCCGCAGGCGCTGGAAGTCGGTGTCAGCCTGATGGCCTCAAGCGGAATCTGGCGCGCAGCACCCGCAAGGTCAATATCGAGCAGGTTGTAAGTGTTTTCCCCTTCGGGGCCGACCGCCCCCGCGCAATAACGCGCGGTGGAAACGTCGCCCGGCGAGGTGATCAATCCCTCGGCGTAGAGCCAGCCGTGGGCAAGCTCAATATCGTGGCCTGGGGTGCGCATGGTTGAGGTAAGCGTTGTGCCACCGACCCGGATCTCGAGAGGTTCTTCCACACTGACTGTGTCGGCGCGGGTGTCCTGATAGAAGCCGTCGGCGGTTGAGCTGACGCGGGTGACTGCGAATTTACGGTTGAGCCTTCCCATTATGAGCGAACCCTTCGCAGATTAGGCGCGCGAGCCGTTATCGCCAGCGGCCGCGGCGCGGGCAGCGAGGAGCTCATCGACCTTGTCAATGAGTTCCTCGACTCGGGCCATGACCTCAGCGTTAGTCTCGGCACCTCCACCTGCTGCGCGGCCAGCAGCCAACCCGACGAGGAAAGCGGTAGTTGGTGCTGCGGGTCGCGCCGGGCCGTTGTGGGCCACCCGCGCAGTCATGTCAAGGACAGGGCCCACAGCCTGCCGGGTAATCTCCGGGGAGACACCGAAAGCCTCAGATAAGCAATGAAGCCAGGCATGGGTGGAGTTAAGGCGCTCGGAAGGCGAATCCGATTCAGGCACGATGGTGCTCCTTCGCTGTGTTAAACGACTGCGTGACAACGATAGTCACGGGGGTGGCTACAGGTGGGCGTCGTAGTCAAGGTCGAAGTCAATAGTGCCCTTAATGATCTGCGGGTCTGTGCGGGTAGTGATACTGAGCCGGTTGAACGTATTGATGGCGAAGATACTGACCAAAATGTTGTGGGTGCCGGCGATGCCGAACAGCTCTACGGCCCGGTCCCACAATTCGTCAGAAATCGATTCGTAGCCGTCGATGTGGGTAATTTCATCGGTCAAACGCAGCACAATGGTTTCTTTCTCGTCGTAGGACTCCGTGTAGTTAGTCCAATCCTCGGCGCGAAGAATACGATCTTCGCTCCACCCGTCGCGCCGCGCATCGCGGCGGTGCGTTGTGATGCAGGCACGGCAGTCGTTAATGACGGAGGCGCGCAAGGACACTAAGTGGCGGTAACGCTCCGGAGTATTCTTCGATGAGTACTTCACCATCGGAAGCAAAGAGCGCAAACCCTCGCCGGTTAATTGGGGACGCATTTCAGCCATACCGCCAGACTACGTGATGTGACACCCTCTTTACAGGCGGAAGGAAACCCAACCGCTTCCACGCCTGAAAGAGCAGGAACAAATTTGGGTTTAAAGCCCCAAGTGTGGTTCAATACCACAGTTGCCTCAAGCTGGTCGGGGTGGATACGTGTTTCCGAGTATGCGCCCCGAGACCCTTCGACGCCCGTCAACTGTGCCAACGGTAGCGGGTGTTCGTCGATAAGCGAAAGTGCAAACGTAATTGACCACGTGCGTGCAGGACGGAAATCTCGCGCACAGACAACCAGGTCAGGAGACCATAGTGATTCAGAAAGAATCGCGTCTGAAGGTCGCCGACAACACCGGTGCACGCGAAATCCTGTGCATCCGCGTGCTCGGCGGCTCCGTTCGACGCTTCGCCGGCATTGGCGACACAATCGTCGCCACCGTGAAAGAAGCCGCCCCCGGCGGCAACGTCAAGGAGGGCGAAGTTGTGCGCGCCGTCGTTGTGCGCGCCAAAAAGGAAACCCGTCGCCCAGACGGCTCCTACATCTCATTCGACGAAAACGCTGCCGTTTTGATCAAAAACGACACCGAACCGCGCGGAACTCGCATCTTTGGCCCCGTCGCGCGTGAACTGCGCGACAAGCGCTTCATGAAGATTGTTTCACTCGCACCGGAGGTGATCTAAGTATGAAGATCAAAAAGGGCGATATGGTCCAGGTGATCTCCGGCAAGGACAAAGGTGCCCAAGGCAAGGTCATTGAGGCCTACCCGCAGCGCAACAAGGTCCTTGTCGAGGGCGTCAACCGCATCAAGAAGCACGTCGCTAACTCCTACAACGAACGCGGCGCCGAGTCCGGCGGAATCGTCACCCAGGAGGCCCCCATCCACGTATCCAACGTGATGGTTCTCGACTCCGATGGACGCCCGACCCGCGTGGGCTACCGCTTCGATGAGAACGGCAAAAAAGTCCGCGTTGCCAAGTCGAACGGGAAGGACATCTAAGCATGGCTGAGAACTACACCCCGCGTCTGAAAGCCCGCTACAAAGACGACATCCGCACCAAGCTCAACGAACAGTTTGGCTACGACAACGTCATGCAGATCCCGGGTCTGACCAAAATCGTCGTCAACATGGGTGTCGGCGACGCCGCCCGCGACTCCAAAGTCATCAACGGCGCTCTCGAGGACCTCACCGCGATCACCGGCCAGAAGCCGCAGCTACGTCGCGCCAAGAAGTCCATCGCAAACTTCAAGCTCCGCGAAGGCATGCCCATCGGCGCGAAGGTCACCCTCCGCGGCGACCGCATGTGGGAGTTCCTAGACCGTCTGCTCAACGTCGCCCTGCCGCGTATTCGTGACTTCCGCGGCCTGAGCGACAAACAGTTCGACGGTGCCGGAAACTACACCTTCGGCCTCAACGAGCAAACCATGTTCTACGAAATCGACATTGACAAAATCGATCGTGTCCGTGGCATGGACATCACGCTCGTCACCACCGCATCGAACGACGACGAGGGCCGCGCACTGCTGACGCACCTCGGCTTCCCGTTCGTCGACCAAGACGGCAAGATGAAGCAGGCCTAAACAGCTTCGCTTCACTACACCACCCCCGCCCACCGGAGTTTTTCGGGTTTGGCGGGGGTTTTGTTGTGCGGGTGCTTTTGCAAGCGCTCATCAGCACTGGCAGCACACCCGAGACGGTCAACAGCAGCCGAGACGGGACCTTCGCCATC
The Corynebacterium sp. BD556 genome window above contains:
- a CDS encoding PhoX family protein, which encodes MTLKGFNLFASSRSSLTCTYKCGNACFGECTNTSNNAYFGDVMGRRRVLKGFGLGVVTIGGGAALAACGADGEQNPSGSATAAAPSNAGTGADIEPRKGMQFSSVEANTEDKVIVPKGYATSVLIAWGDPIYEDAPEFDAENQTAADAARQFGFNNDFAGLLQHPDDSNRLIYVCSHEYTTEPHMFPNYDKENPTEEQINIGIANHGLSIVEVSKVGETGELKREFGPLNRRITGNTMFEVTGPAAGSDLLKTSTDPEGKSVEGTFNNCSGGITPWGTVLSGEENFEQYFANREALDNERAAEDAKRLGAVEGASERKWETVHDRFDLAKEPNELNRFGWLVEVNPLEPNSTPVKHTALGRFKHEAGNIYVTEDGTVVCYSGDDARFEYIYKFVSSKKIKEGDIQHNMTILDEGTLYVASFEGNSPAEEILGDGALPQDGKFDGTGKWHKLLTATADGAESHVEGFSAEEVAVFTRLAADEVGATKMDRPEDFEANPISGKLYLALTNNSYRGATGENAAKSKEGVMEYAPIAENKNGLVMEIDDDHAGEDFTWNLLLVCGDPEAASSYFGGFDKSKVSPISCPDNIAFDTYGNLWISTDGNALKSNDGLYAVGLEGDNRGQVKCFLTVPVGAETCGPIVDDQRVLVNVQHPGELDDATFENPGSHWPEGGSAVPRPAVAMVWRENGQKIGVEA
- a CDS encoding bifunctional hydroxymethylpyrimidine kinase/phosphomethylpyrimidine kinase, giving the protein MTKQQPRVLTIAGTDPTGGAGVQADLKSIAAAGGYGMSVVTALVAQNTRGVRQVHTPPQEFLRAQLDSVFDDVSVDAVKVGMLGDATTTATVSDYLASHPVGTVVVDPVMVATSGDRLLSEDAEDALRQFIRDHATVVTPNIPELSVLTGTPAASTFDEAIAQGASYARNTGVFVLVKGGHLSGDDASNALVTPSGEVHRVHVARVDTPNTHGTGCSLSAALATRLLIDATPAHATEWASAWLHEAIANADALNVGQGHGPVDHFHRIRRLAASADTTPWEVNPPLPTTELIAPRIAAAGPHTQALWDRAAAKVWPDTLALPFIAALRHGTLSPQDFEFYLAQDAYYLGEYARALAAVAAKAPDTETQIWWSQSSVEATAGEAELHRTWFAARGMDTTVEPSPVTLGYVSFLKSETALSDYVVAAASVLPCFWLYAEVGLTLADANHPNHPFAEWLNMYGGEDFIESAAKAIAATEAALADATEKQRELAARAFMNACFYEREFFDQAARRGAS
- a CDS encoding GTPase, yielding MALFKKKTSLGERLQALAEAAAVAANYLAPADLQRLEAVATAGAERRALSAEHTVIGFFGATGSGKTSLFNAVVGEDLGTAAARRPTTSSPLAAVWEPAGAEELLDWLDVEDRRNRVGEFAPGAGPVILLDLPDFDSVELSNREIASRLAAQVDVLVWVTDPEKYADSVIHDHFIRPHANHSAVTLAVLNKADKLAEADRPVVSNSFAGLLRADGLRNVQVIATSATTGLGVADLRGAIARVAQAHTAQTARIEADIQAVTRPWVEADGRKVKVPGDVDKRAKRDMDDVLTKAAGADRLSQATAAAYRKRLHQRTGWLLTSWISRLRPDPLRRMGLRDEADELGVHRSSMPTLDAASKAVANKGVRGFAARASEGLPQAWASAITERAEAITTTLPAELDRAAARTRLPAEPSKAWALATVLQWIALCTAFFGVMWYLVAALLPGALLPLMGTLGYGTELIPQIEGWPIPTLLILAGVIFGIVLGMVAGVFGGVIGSGIKRRTRAALRREVEATSAQHVVEPLSSIRRDYASFLAAVTTAGP
- a CDS encoding ABC transporter gives rise to the protein MTHPDTSAVARLRDALRELRLEGAGAEEATAVADQLDDYILPRLTNIDAPLLAVVGGSTGSGKSTLVNAVLGEQVTNPGVIRPTTRQPILVVNPADADWFGSSQVLPGLARSHGAGDEQSTTLRVVSTAAVPEGLALLDAPDFDSIDDRNRALSSQLLAAADLWLFVTTPARYADNLVWNFLHDAAGRDIEVAVVLNRLDADAAETVPDDLQRMMAQAGLGGAGLFRVPFIPGLEANLPQEAIDPLREYLHKLAKDTAARRQVAGKTVAGALEAVAGRVLKLAQIREDREAFAKQLAAAIDEHYAAAVAHVGDATSDGKLLRTEVLDRWQDFVGTSDLFRGVEKWFSRTVDRLGSALSGRPTPVREVETQLETGLHAVIVDAADTAATRSWSHLGAVAPDVRAAAAPSLSRASADISEKASALVRAWQEDLLNHIQETAGQKRQRARIMSLGLNVATVALMLVVFASTAGLTGGEVAIAGGSAVVGQKLLETIFGEDTVRRMAARAREDLDARLNALYAAERDRFDPIFDELNAGISAADLRESAKRALVGGATKGPDDGAV
- the fdhD gene encoding formate dehydrogenase accessory sulfurtransferase FdhD: MGRLNRKFAVTRVSSTADGFYQDTRADTVSVEEPLEIRVGGTTLTSTMRTPGHDIELAHGWLYAEGLITSPGDVSTARYCAGAVGPEGENTYNLLDIDLAGAARQIPLEAIRLTPTSSACGVCGTQSISELLHRTHAPISPLALDPGLVMLLPEKLREHQKQFNKTGGIHAAGAFDLEGNPIVVREDIGRHNAADKVIGHLLLNGALPAKDTILVMSSRASFELVQKAAMAGFPALVAVSAASSLAVELAREAGMALVGFARGDRFNLYAGELSRSH
- a CDS encoding DUF6457 domain-containing protein, whose translation is MPESDSPSERLNSTHAWLHCLSEAFGVSPEITRQAVGPVLDMTARVAHNGPARPAAPTTAFLVGLAAGRAAGGGAETNAEVMARVEELIDKVDELLAARAAAAGDNGSRA
- a CDS encoding carboxymuconolactone decarboxylase family protein, which gives rise to MAEMRPQLTGEGLRSLLPMVKYSSKNTPERYRHLVSLRASVINDCRACITTHRRDARRDGWSEDRILRAEDWTNYTESYDEKETIVLRLTDEITHIDGYESISDELWDRAVELFGIAGTHNILVSIFAINTFNRLSITTRTDPQIIKGTIDFDLDYDAHL
- the rplN gene encoding 50S ribosomal protein L14 yields the protein MIQKESRLKVADNTGAREILCIRVLGGSVRRFAGIGDTIVATVKEAAPGGNVKEGEVVRAVVVRAKKETRRPDGSYISFDENAAVLIKNDTEPRGTRIFGPVARELRDKRFMKIVSLAPEVI
- the rplX gene encoding 50S ribosomal protein L24, which translates into the protein MKIKKGDMVQVISGKDKGAQGKVIEAYPQRNKVLVEGVNRIKKHVANSYNERGAESGGIVTQEAPIHVSNVMVLDSDGRPTRVGYRFDENGKKVRVAKSNGKDI
- the rplE gene encoding 50S ribosomal protein L5, with protein sequence MAENYTPRLKARYKDDIRTKLNEQFGYDNVMQIPGLTKIVVNMGVGDAARDSKVINGALEDLTAITGQKPQLRRAKKSIANFKLREGMPIGAKVTLRGDRMWEFLDRLLNVALPRIRDFRGLSDKQFDGAGNYTFGLNEQTMFYEIDIDKIDRVRGMDITLVTTASNDDEGRALLTHLGFPFVDQDGKMKQA